A genomic stretch from Microcebus murinus isolate Inina chromosome 19, M.murinus_Inina_mat1.0, whole genome shotgun sequence includes:
- the ANKS4B gene encoding ankyrin repeat and SAM domain-containing protein 4B, with translation MSTRYHQAASDSYLEILKEATKRDLNLSDEDGMTPTLLAAYHGNLEALEIICSRGGDPDRCDIWGNTPLHYAASNGHAHCVSFLVNFGANIFALDNDLRSPLDAAASREQNECVALLDKAATTQNIMNPKKVTRLKEQAQKNARRQIKECERLQEKHQNKMARTSSREGSGTLSSSKGTFSSSSLSNASVSSTFGSLSKGIKDTFKIKLKKSKDTAEQVEKEGRSGQRNVMEVFREEEEYSFLGDFKEKLQFSAEEDGDVQHESILKRPGLGSIVLQRSRVLSPEDISDSKMELGFKMPSELLQRQGAAEAEEAEADEGGEENGLEDDLPWDECEVDWEEDVVDATPLEVFLQSQHLEEFLPIFMREQIDLDALLLCSDEDLQSIQMQLGPRKKVLNAINRRKQVLQQPGHLVDTSL, from the exons atgtcCACTCGCTACCACCAAGCTGCTAGCGATAGCTACCTGGAAATCCTGAAAGAGGCTACCAAGCGAGATCTAAATCTTTCTGATGAAGATGGCATGACCCCCACTCTCCTGGCAGCCTACCATGGGAACTTGGAAGCCCTAGAAATAATCTGCAGCAGAGG aGGGGACCCCGATAGATGCGACATCTGGGGAAATACTCCTCTGCATTATGCAGCCTCCAATGGCCATGCCCACTGCGTCTCTTTCTTGGTCAACTTTGGGGCCAACATCTTTGCTCTGGATAATGACTTACGGTCCCCGCTGGATGCTGCTGCCAGCAGGGAGCAGAATGAATGTGTCGCTCTCTTGGATAAGGCTGCCACGACTCAGAACATAATGAACCCCAAGAAGGTCACCAGGCTGAAGGAGCAGGCTCAAAAGAATGCCAGGAGGCAGATCAAAGAGTGTGAGAGGCTCCAGGAGAAGCACCAAAATAAGATGGCCCGCACCAGCAGCAGGGAGGGCTCCGGGACTCTTTCTTCTTCCAAGGGCACCTTCTCCAGTTCATCCCTTTCAAACGCTTCTGTTTCCAGCACATTCGGGTCACTGTCCAAGGGCATTAAAGATACTTTCaagataaaattaaagaagagcAAAGACACAGCAGAGCAGGTGGAGAAGGAAGGCAGAAGTGGGCAGAGGAATGTGATGGAAGTgttcagagaggaggaggaatacTCATTCTTAGGGGACTTCAAAGAGAAGCTCCAGTTCTCAGCAGAGGAGGACGGCGATGTGCAACATGAGTCCATTCTCAAACGTCCAGGTCTAGGAAGCATTGTTTTGCAAAGGAGCAGAGTACTAAGTCCTGAAGACATCTCAGACAGTAAGATGGAGTTGGGGTTTAAAATGCCCAGTGAATTGCTTCAAAGGCAAGGAGCAGCAGAggctgaggaagctgaggctgacGAAGGGGGAGAGGAAAATGGCCTTGAAGATGATCTGCCTTGGGATGAGTGTGAAGTGGACTGGGAAGAGGATGTGGTTGATGCTACTCCCCTGGAAGTGTTCTTGCAGTCCCAGCACCTGGAAGAATTCCTTCCCATTTTCATGAGAGAGCAGATTGACCTGGATGCTCTGTTGCTCTGCTCTGATGAGGACCTTCAGAGTATACAAATGCAGCTGGGTCCCAGGAAGAAAGTTCTTAATGCCATCAACAGAAGGAAGCAGGTGCTACAACAGCCTGGGCACCTGGTTGACACCAGCCTCTGA
- the CRYM gene encoding ketimine reductase mu-crystallin, whose product MSRAPAFLSAAEVQDHLGSSSLLIPPLETALANFSSGPDGGVTQPVRTVVPVAKHRGFLGVMPAYSAAEDALTTKLVTFYEGHSTISTMPSHQATVLLFEPSNGTLLAVMDGNVITAKRTAAVSAIATKFLKPPSSEVLCILGAGVQAYSHYEVFAEQFSFKEVRIWNRTRGNAEKFADTVQGEVRVCSSVQEAVTGADVIITVTMATEPILFGEWVKPGAHINAIGASRPDWRELDDELMKQAVLYVDSREAALKESGDVLLSGAEIFAELGEVVKGVKPAHCEKTTVFKSLGMAIEDTVAAKLVYDAWSSGK is encoded by the exons ATGAGCCGGGCGCCCGCGTTCCTGAGCGCAGCCGAGGTGCAGGACCACCTCGGCAGCTCGAGCCTCCTCATCCCGCCTCTGGAGACCGCCCTGGCCAACTTCTCCAGCGGCCCCGACGGAGGGGTCACGCAGCCCGTGCGCACCGTGGTGCCGGTGGCCAAACACAGGGG CTTCCTTGGGGTCATGCCCGCCTACAGTGCAGCAGAGGATGCCCTGACCACCAAGTTGGTCACCTTCTACGAAGGCCACAGCACCATCTCCACCATGCCCTCCCACCAGGCTACTGTGCTGCTCTTTGAGCCAAGCAATGGCACCCTGCTGGCG GTCATGGATGGAAATGTCATAACTGCAAAGAGAACAGCTGCAGTATCTGCCATTGCCACCAAG TTCTTGAAACCCCCCAGCAGTGAAGTGCTGTGCATCCTTGGGGCTGGGGTCCAGGCCTACAGCCACTATGAGGTGTTCGCAGAGCAGTTCTCCTTCAAGGAG GTGAGGATATGGAACCGCACCAGAGGAAATGCAGAGAAGTTTGCAGACACCGTGCAAGGGGAGGTACGTGTCTGCTCATCGGTCCAGGAGGCTGTGACAGGTGCAGATGTGATCATCACAGTCACCATGGCAACAGAGCCCATTTTGTTTGGTGAATGGGTAAAGCCAGGGGCTCACATCAATG CCATTGGAGCCAGCAGACCCGACTGGAGGGAGCTGGATGATGAGCTCATGAAGCAAGCCGTGCTGTATGTGGATTCCCGGGAGGCTGCCCTGAAGGAGTCTGGAGATGTCCTGCTGTCAGGG GCCGAGATCTTCGCTGAGCTGGGAGAAGTGGTGAAGGGAGTGAAGCCAGCCCACTGTGAAAAGACCACGGTGTTCAAGTCCTTGG GAATGGCAATAGAAGACACAGTTGCAGCCAAACTAGTGTATGATGCCTGGTCATCTGGCAAATGA